The sequence below is a genomic window from Methanosarcinales archaeon Met12.
CGACCATCTGGTTTGAGTATACATATGACTCCGCTAAACTGGCGAAGAAAGCTGGCTTGTACACGGTTTACGTAACCAATGGATATATGAGTGAGGATGCGCTGAACACGATTGCGCCATATTTGGATGCGGCTAACGTTGATGTCAAAGCGTTCAATAACGAGTTTTACAGGCAGGTCTGTGGTGCAAAACTTGAGCCCGTACTGAGAACATGCGAGCGGATGAAGGAGAAGAACATTCATCTGGAGGTGACATATCTGATAATTCCGGGGCATAACGATGGCCCGGAAGAGATAAGGCGATTCTCAGAATGGGTCGTTGGCATTGGAGCAGATACTCCTGTGCATTTTTCGCGTTTCCACCCACATCGTCAGATGGCTGACGTCACCCCTACTCCCGTGGAAACGCTGGAGGAGGCGCACCGAATCGCAAAGGAGTGTGGCGTTGAATACGTATACATCGGCAACGTGTATGGGCACAGATATGAGAGCACGTTTTGCCCTAAATGCGATGAAATTCTCATAGAGCGCCATGGGTACAGCGTGATTAACCGTCTTGGCGCAGAGAACTGTTGTCCCAAATGTGGGTTTGAAGTGAATGTAATAGGCTCGAATGGGCGATAGATTTATAGGTATACAGGTATACTGTATACTATGTCTGAAGTTAAAGTAACCGAGAAATTTCAAGTGACCATACCGAAAGAGGTCAGGGAAGAGATCGGGCTTAAATCTGGAGAAATGGTAATCGTGGAGTCTATGGGTAAAGGGATTATAATCAAGAGATTTAGAACGATAAAAGACCCGCTTAGGGTGTTAATTGGCACAAAAAAGTTCAAGCACGTGCCGATCGAGGAATTAGAAGAAAAAGCGGAGCTTAGATAACTTGCTGACATATGTCGATAGCAACGTCTTCTTTTACGCAAAAATTTTAGATGCTAAGTACGGCGAGACCTGTGTAAGTATCATTAAGGACATCGCAAAAGCTAAGCTGAAGGCTGCAATCTCGGTGCTGGTTATTCTGGAAGTTGCTAACACTTTAAGAAAATACGGCTTTAGAGATGAGGTAAAAAACGAAGTGGATGCCTTATATTCGCTTAATATGGTCGTAAATGAAGTTGATTCCGCCACCATCCGAGGAGCGGTCGACCTTTCTTACAAAACTGGAATAAGTCCATATGATTGTGTGCACGCAGTCACCATGAAAAAGCTTGGGATACGTAGAATCATATCGGCAGACAAGGACTTTGATAAAATTGGACTTGAGCGAATCAATCCAAGCAATTATTAGGTTACAGCAGCTTCATCAATTCGTTTGATAAGAGACTTTAAATATACTAAGGGAATATTTCTGTTAGCGTTTGAGATAAAGGGTCGTAAAAGACGGAAGTATCATAGATGAAGATAGCCAAACCAATTTCTTTGATGGTAATCATCCTCCTCATCACCAGCATTTCTGGGTGTCTGGGTTACGTTCCTACTCTGAAGGTCACGACTATTATCAGCGGCACAACTGATGCCCCAATTATCGAGAGCATAGAGACCGAGCAGGGTACTATAGATGCGCTAAGAGGGCCTAAAGACCATCCGCCAAGCATGCCAGGCGTGTATGTATTGGTGATAAAAGAGAGGATGGGTACTATCAACTATTGGACATCTGTGCCATACGCGGGACCCGGAACGTATGAACTCACCGCCGGGTTCAAGACGGCACCAAACCCTGGCGATAACCTGCTAGTATTGGTGCAAGTTGTGGATGAGCAGGGTGACACTATTGCGCGTAATGAAACCGTGATGATATGGAGATGAGCACAAGATAGTTTTATATGGGACGTTATGGGTGGATAAAATAGGATGATTGGAAATAAAACACTTGTATTAACTACAACGTAAACACCTTTTTAAATCACCTCATCATAATAATAATGCTACGCTTAGACGGCTCCCTTTGGCAAACAGGGGATCTTAATTAAGTGCAAAGGCTTTTATAGTATTAAATCAAGTTAGATAACAGATATTAACAGACAAATATCTAGGAGGAAATAAAAATGAAAAACAAAACACTGGTGTTAATGGTCGCAGTGGTGTGCATCGGTTTATTCGTGCTGCCCGAGGCATTGGCACTATTTACAGGGATGCATCGATATGTCGCTGCCAATAGAACGGATTGTACGAAATGCCACCCAGCGGAAGCGGCAGAACTAAGCGCGTCTCCTTATCACTGGAGAGGAGGTCCAGGAGGAGTACCTAGATGGGGAGCTACAGTCAACGATGCTTGTCTAAGGTGTCACCAAGTAGCGGGGGAGTTTAATCGTACAATTCAACACTCAGCAGTCACCATTCGGTGCGCAATATGTCATGCTCATGTATCAGTCGAGCTTATGAATGCGACAGAAGCACACAGGAGATTCTACATAAACGCCACAGCTGCAGGTATACAGAGGGCCGGCAACGAAGCATGCATAGCCTGCCACACGATGGTCGGGTTTAACTACACCCCCAGGCCACCGATAAACCTCACATACAGCGCAATCACTGGAGCATTTGGAACAATACCGCGTTAAAGATAAATCAGGGGGAAGACCAACTCCCTGATATAATATTTTTTTTATATGTGGTCTTTTTGACTTAGATTAGGTTTAGAAGTCCCATAAATCAAAGGACGATGTAATACCTCCGCCGTTAAAAGATATTATTATGGAGGAGATTACATATTTATCACAAGTGTATGGTATATTTTATATATTTAGACGCTTTTATATATTTAGACGCAGGTGGCTCAAATAATGAACAAAAAACTACTCCTGCTCATCGCGGTCACGGTAATCGGGCTGATAGCCCTACCGCAGGTGCTCGGCTTGTTTACAGGCATGCATCGTTACATCAGGGCAAATGAGACCAACTGCGTTAGATGCCATGTCTCAGAAGGTGCTGAATTATTAGCATCGCCATATCATCATGCTGTCACAGGCGGTGGGCGAAACATCACCCTCTACGGAATTGGCACCGCCTTCTGGGGAAGGACATTGAACAGTGCATGTGTGACATGTCACAACATCAATTTCACGGGGAGGCCATCTGGTGCTCATGCCGCTGTGACGGTCGATTGCTTGGTGTGCCACACCCGCGTGAGAGTAGAACTCAATCATAGCAGGGAGAGGCACAGGGGCTTCTGGACAAATGCAACCATAGCAGGGATACAAGTGAGTGGAAACGAGGTCTGCATAGCCTGCCATACAAATGTTGGCTTCG
It includes:
- a CDS encoding AbrB/MazE/SpoVT family DNA-binding domain-containing protein; this translates as MSEVKVTEKFQVTIPKEVREEIGLKSGEMVIVESMGKGIIIKRFRTIKDPLRVLIGTKKFKHVPIEELEEKAELR
- a CDS encoding type II toxin-antitoxin system VapC family toxin gives rise to the protein MLTYVDSNVFFYAKILDAKYGETCVSIIKDIAKAKLKAAISVLVILEVANTLRKYGFRDEVKNEVDALYSLNMVVNEVDSATIRGAVDLSYKTGISPYDCVHAVTMKKLGIRRIISADKDFDKIGLERINPSNY
- the amrS gene encoding AmmeMemoRadiSam system radical SAM enzyme, with the translated sequence MRKKAMLWAPLNDGRVKCDACAHQCTIFEGKKGICRVRENHGGKLYTLIYNTVSSINVDPIEKKPLFHFYPGSMALSLGTVSCNFGCKHCQNYAIATANVGEESTQEITLEKSVELAKQYGCQGISWTYNEPTIWFEYTYDSAKLAKKAGLYTVYVTNGYMSEDALNTIAPYLDAANVDVKAFNNEFYRQVCGAKLEPVLRTCERMKEKNIHLEVTYLIIPGHNDGPEEIRRFSEWVVGIGADTPVHFSRFHPHRQMADVTPTPVETLEEAHRIAKECGVEYVYIGNVYGHRYESTFCPKCDEILIERHGYSVINRLGAENCCPKCGFEVNVIGSNGR